One segment of Pyramidobacter piscolens W5455 DNA contains the following:
- a CDS encoding transporter substrate-binding domain-containing protein has translation MFKRIAALSALLTLAASAAFAASALDRDTLVAATESTYPPYESRNEKGELVGFDIELTETVAKKLGKKVEWLDMPFDSLIPALMSGKVDLVAAGMSATPERAKRVNFSAPYEISFSAFVTGIENPPQDTDALAGKIVAVQIGTVQENFARSLGNVEVKTFQKFDDCVREVVLGRAAATLMDIPVAKQYVQAKDFAGKVTVAFNKQITGADKAIAMPKQDEALTAAVNGVIEEMDKNGELAALRDKWFKE, from the coding sequence ATGTTCAAACGTATCGCCGCGCTTTCCGCTCTGTTGACGCTGGCCGCAAGCGCCGCTTTCGCGGCGTCGGCCCTGGACAGGGACACGCTGGTCGCCGCGACGGAGAGCACGTATCCGCCCTACGAGTCGCGCAACGAAAAAGGCGAGCTGGTTGGCTTCGACATCGAGCTGACCGAGACGGTCGCCAAAAAGCTGGGCAAAAAGGTCGAATGGCTCGACATGCCTTTCGATTCGCTGATCCCGGCGCTGATGTCGGGCAAGGTCGATCTGGTCGCCGCCGGCATGTCGGCCACGCCGGAGCGCGCCAAGCGCGTCAACTTCTCGGCTCCGTACGAGATCTCCTTCAGCGCTTTCGTCACTGGAATCGAAAACCCGCCCCAAGACACCGACGCACTGGCCGGCAAGATCGTGGCGGTGCAGATCGGCACGGTGCAGGAGAATTTCGCGCGCAGTCTCGGCAACGTGGAAGTGAAGACGTTCCAAAAGTTCGACGACTGCGTGCGCGAGGTCGTGCTCGGCCGCGCCGCCGCGACGCTGATGGACATTCCCGTGGCGAAGCAGTACGTGCAGGCCAAGGATTTCGCCGGCAAGGTCACGGTCGCTTTCAACAAGCAGATCACCGGCGCCGACAAGGCCATCGCCATGCCCAAGCAGGACGAGGCGCTGACCGCCGCGGTCAACGGCGTTATCGAGGAAATGGACAAGAATGGCGAGCTGGCGGCCCTGCGCGACAAGTGGTTCAAAGAGTAA